The DNA segment GGAATATATTTCACGCAATTTTTCTATTCCCTAATTTCTCGCCTGTATTTTTAAAGGAAAAGAGAAGTTAACCCTACACGCTGACTGAAATGTGGAGAAAAGCATGTCTTACACAACAATGAAGATTGAGTCGAATAGAAACTTTTTGGTAGGGATTGTCGCTGCAGTAACTAACGGATGATgggttttatttatattaagaatATTATAGAGATAATTAATGCCAAAATTATTTACAACACAAACATTAATTAAGGGTGTATTTGGAGagaaaagagaataaaagaaaataagaaaaagttaaaaagagGTTATttggttgaagaaaaaaaagaacataagacaaatatttaaattaaagttagttggtaactaagaaaagaaaaaataatattaaatttgtaaatttaatgtttgaaaaaataattttattttgattatataaatttttaaattagactaatttatttgttaaattaaataaattaatttacatatatttttatttactttcatacaaattaattattaaattacatgatttctttattaaatattttcattttatataatttacatactttttattagttcaaacacattataaattgcatgtataaacatataaatttatttgtaaatgtgtatattaaaaataaaaataaaaatatttaataaagagTATGCACTAACAACGTcactttattataaattatatataaaataaatatattaatttttataataattattttaaaaattatattagtaataatttataattaaatgataatataaaattattttaaattaatcattcaatccatattaaaaattaacacaCAGACATATATGACTATGTTGCTGATATTTAtccaaactaatttaattatgagAATGTTAGCAATACAtctttatttatacttttttttattagagaaaGACTAAGtgaaatctaataaaatttgtaatttttaataaatttggtcaataataaatatatattttaaaaaaagtactaTTTAAGAATGTGTTTCAGTATTTGTACCATTTCTGATCAGGACGATCTAATCTCTTGTGGAAATATTACTGATTAGTTCCCACCATCGGTGTTGGTAACTAAAGACTTCTTGGTGGGTCCACTGTTTTAGGGTTTGTTTGCACACTTTTCATTTCCGATCCATAATTGTCCCAATTCTTTCCACTCGCGAAATCCAGAGATATCGATCAACAGATTCGTGCGACACGGTACCATACTTGGTTCCTTGAATCTTGTTTACGTTTTCTCAATTTTGTCCACACACACGCATAATGAAATTCATCTCTTAACACTGCAGTTAAATTGTTTTCAAGGTTGCGCATATCCAGGATGCAGGTTCGTTGTCACTCACTagttttctgttttatttttattgttttctggtTAGAGTTGATGTGATGGACGCAATTGTTTATGAGTAATGAATCTGAATGTATGTAATTGTTATGGTGTTTTGAATTATTAACTTTGCAAGGGGGTGGTTTGTTCCTGATTTTGATGCCATCTCTTGCAATTGTACTGAGGTTGATTTTGACTTTGGATTGCGTTTTCTCACGCAGGCATCGCGGGCAAGGTTGTTCAAAGAGTACAAAGAGGTGCAGCGGGAAAAGGCCGTTGATCCTGATATTCAACTAGTTTGTGATGattcaaacatttttaaatGGACCGCTCTTATCAAGGTATGCGAACTAAGGCTTGTCGATTACAACTTGTCAGTGATGGTTCTGAAATTTGCTctggtttgttttgttttgtttacaaTTAGGGACCCTCTGAGACTCCTTTTGAGGGTGGTGTGTTCCAGCTTGCCTTTTCTGTTCCGGAGCAGTATCCTCTACAGCCACCTCAAGTCCGGTTTTTGACTAAAATATTTCACCCTAATGTGCATTTTAAGGTAGGATGGATCCCCGTGTATATTAGTTTGTGTTGTACTGGTACTTTTTGTCTTATGAAGATAAACTGTATGATTTCTGAGGAGAATTATATTATCCTAATTTATCTCACAATTTTCTCTGAAGAATGGTTTCTGATTTTTTCTAAGTGATGTACTGTTTAAAAAGTATCTATGGGTTTGTTTTGTGAATGGAATGGGAATTATTGTTCAAACctcaaaattgaaattgcaaTTCCAATATTGATTGGTTTGGAATTATATATCCTATGACTTGATACAATTCGGCTACATAAGATGAATCTCAAATGACTTTTGTATTTTATCGTACATGAATGAATCTGTGCAATTTTGTATCATCGGTATGAATCACacaattcattattattattattatttttgttcacTTTCACTAAAAAAGTTCTGCAACTTTTATTATAGATATGCTTTAGTGCTTTTGTATGATGTTTGAAAATGATGACTGTTTTTGCTTGGTCTTAGTTTGAAAATGATTACCTTCTCAATGGTGGAAAGAGCTATAATGTTTACCATTTATGGAAGGTTGATAAGTAAAAGAAACCTAAGCTCTATGTCTACTATTAGCCCCTTTCAGTTTCATAAGGAACTCATTGAAAATTGAAAGCCTTTGATTTGAGTTTGATTGCATGTCTTTATAAGTTGATGGATGACATTTTTCTCTTAGAATTGgagttcttgacattttttcATGACAATTGTTTAAACATCTAGTAATTTTCCAGACTGGAGAGATTTGCCTAGATatcttgaaaaatgcttggAGCCCGGCTTGGACGCTTCAATCTGTCTGTAGGGCTATAATTGCCTTGATGGCCCATCCAGAACCTGACAGCCCACTGAATTGTGATTCAGGTTGTTTAACTCTCTTCACTTTATATTGTTTTCTCATTTGTCTCTAGTTGTGTGGAATCAAAAGAAAGAACtgcaagaaaaagaaacttgAATTCATATGATACTCTTTCATAATTCGTAATATATATGTTACCTTGATTATTGATGACCAAATTGAAGCTGGATATGAGGATTgagaaaatgcaaaaaatatgCCAATTTTTATACATCCACATGCTTATCAGTCATGCTTGAGAGAATGGATGGGGAGGTGGTGCTCTAGAATCTGATGTTTCATTTGTTGTCTTTAACTGTGTGTTGTTTGAATTTACATGTATATTTCTagatttttgttgttgattataAAACTATCTACAATAGCATTTTAGTATTATTGGGAAAACAGAGAACTTCAAATCCTTACGTCATCAGCTCATTCCAAATATATgccctcattttttattttttttagtgaaaggtttaATATTACTCATTTGGTCCCTACACATAAAAACTACTTTAATCTTTATACATACACTCTTTAATCCATTTAGTCTCTGTTGTCCATAATTGTTGAGACTAAAACGAGTTAAAAAATGTATGTGTAGGGACGAACAAGCAGTTTCTAGGCATAGGGACTCAAATATAAAGATTGTGCAGGTGGgataataagtaattaaacctTCATGTAAAACTTGTAATTTTGCTGACCAGTATGAAAGGAGACCTTTTTTCTGGCacttattttcatttgttgttATAGGAAATCTTCTGCGTTCAGGCGATGTTAGAGGGTATCAATCCATGGCAAGAATGTACACGAGACTTGCAGCAATGCCAAAGAAAGGCTGAATGATTTTAGATAACTTGCTTCCTATGTTCGTTGTTCCAATCTTAATtgtttgaaatgtatgcatttTAAGACATGATATTGATTGTTTGATTATATGTATTAAAGTAGTGACTTGTACAATGTACAGAGTGTAGGTGTGACCTCGCATATCTGGATTCATGCGAGAATTGAGGTCAACATATTCAAATAATCCTTATTGCTTGAGTTTTATGAAAGCCTATGTTGCATGGATTCGGGTATGGGTATGGCATGAAATACGGGATTTTCCAAAAATATAGGGTACAGGTATGTTAAtacaaattcttaaaaaaaaatgtatatattaacaATAGAATTTAATACAAGTGTGACTACATTTTATAAATGATgggaaaaaaacacaaataagcataatctataatataaaatgacattaaATTCTTCAACCTGACAAAAAAgtatctaataataaaaaatcgtAATAAGTAAATGTTTAACTGAAACTTACGACACCTAAACATTACTATGATATTACACATACTTTCAATCTCATTTTTTTGTCTATAGTGAAAAGAATTGTCTCCAAATTTGGTTAATCAAAGAGAAATAGTAGCAACTTCAAGAATTTCAGTCCATTCAAGTGGTTGGCATTCATCTTCACCAATATTTCACATTTAATCCTCATCCTCAtcctctttatttatatatatatatatatatataaaaggatattatttttagttattggaCTTGGATACAGGCCCGACACATACCCAAAAGATCCCATAAgtacactttttttaaaaattttttttttacgtatTTACGAGTGTCCAATATGTGTACCGCATGGTTTTAGGAGTACCCATGCTTCAGATGAAATTCCAGAGCTTGCGTTCAATAATTTGAGTTCGAAGCAGGATAGTGCTGTGCAATTACTTTAATGGCTTGTCAGATCCTATATAATTGACGATCtaattcttgttttcttttggtGGAAGCTTTTTACTTCTTCCTTGTGGACTAACCATTTCAATATCAATGGGACTGAGATTCATTTATATCTGATGGTCGTAATCTTAGAGGAAGAAACTTCTTGGGGATCATTGCAACTAATCATGTCGTTTATGCATGTGattaagaatttattttcaGTCTTAGTTTATGAGAGAATATTTGTATCTAGAAACATTAGTTTCTCACTTTTAATTGggagatattttttattcacacaAAATCTCAATAATGGACAAATTAGTAAATTAATAATCATAAGAAAGAGTGATTTTGATTCCACCTCTGTACCCTAAATTAGTAGGGAGGGGGACTCAAATTAGGATTAGGAGATTAGATGGAATTCGATGGAATCCATTAGAGACCAAAATCTCATGTGCAACCTCGACCATCCTTCGATCCACTCCATCGTGCTCCCCTTTTGAACACTGTAATTTCGCTCATGAAAACTCTTGCTACAAGAAAATATAACATGATTTGAGACCACCAAATATCAATAGTCTCAACTAATTTTcacataacataat comes from the Glycine soja cultivar W05 chromosome 6, ASM419377v2, whole genome shotgun sequence genome and includes:
- the LOC114415129 gene encoding protein PEROXIN-4 isoform X2 produces the protein MQASRARLFKEYKEVQREKAVDPDIQLVCDDSNIFKWTALIKGPSETPFEGGVFQLAFSVPEQYPLQPPQVRFLTKIFHPNVHFKTGEICLDILKNAWSPAWTLQSVCRAIIALMAHPEPDSPLNCDSGTNKQFLGIGTQI
- the LOC114415129 gene encoding protein PEROXIN-4 isoform X1 encodes the protein MQASRARLFKEYKEVQREKAVDPDIQLVCDDSNIFKWTALIKGPSETPFEGGVFQLAFSVPEQYPLQPPQVRFLTKIFHPNVHFKTGEICLDILKNAWSPAWTLQSVCRAIIALMAHPEPDSPLNCDSGNLLRSGDVRGYQSMARMYTRLAAMPKKG